A genomic region of Enterococcus sp. 12C11_DIV0727 contains the following coding sequences:
- the lexA gene encoding transcriptional repressor LexA: protein MVKRTDTRQIEVLKYIYEQVELKGYPPTVREIGKAVDLSSTSTVHGHLARLEKKGMILRDPTKPRAIELTADGLERIGVKPTVIPMLGVVTAGEPILAVEEASDFFPLPPDLRTEENALFMLTIRGESMINAGILDGDQVIVRKQSTASNGDIVIAMTDEDEATCKRFFKETDHVRLQPENDALDPIILNNVSILGKVVGLYRNHI from the coding sequence GTGGTGAAACGTACAGACACAAGACAAATCGAAGTACTAAAATATATATATGAACAAGTTGAACTTAAAGGCTACCCTCCAACTGTAAGAGAGATTGGAAAAGCAGTTGACCTTTCCTCGACATCCACTGTCCATGGCCATTTAGCCCGTTTAGAGAAAAAAGGGATGATCCTGCGTGATCCTACAAAGCCAAGAGCCATTGAGTTAACAGCGGACGGTCTAGAAAGAATTGGGGTCAAACCTACTGTGATCCCTATGCTTGGTGTTGTTACAGCTGGTGAACCTATTTTAGCAGTTGAAGAAGCATCTGACTTCTTCCCGCTTCCACCTGATCTAAGAACAGAAGAAAATGCTTTATTCATGCTGACGATTCGAGGAGAAAGTATGATCAATGCTGGGATATTAGATGGTGATCAAGTCATTGTCCGCAAACAAAGTACTGCCTCAAACGGTGATATCGTTATCGCTATGACTGATGAAGATGAAGCAACCTGTAAACGTTTCTTTAAAGAAACGGATCATGTTCGTCTTCAGCCAGAAAATGATGCTTTGGATCCAATTATTTTAAATAATGTCAGTATCTTAGGTAAAGTTGTTGGTTTATATCGCAATCATATTTAG
- a CDS encoding glucosaminidase domain-containing protein, with the protein MDEIKTRSSRHQQKTQKNNHKRMVSVIGTSLVFLPVAGNLLPLGVQATEVETQGAVSQQAFIDSIGYSAASVADANDLYASVMIAQALLESSYGTSGLAAAPNYNLFGVKGSYGGQTVYMPTAEYLNGEWVTVTEPFRSYPSYTESFQDHANVLKTTIASSGNYHYSGVWKSNTTSYMDATAALAGRYATDPNYASKLNWLISAYGLTAYDSGSTVATTGYENQASSDQTAIGQSSATVAGQTYTVASGDTLWGIAEKYGVSVDQLMASNGITAELITVGQVLQVA; encoded by the coding sequence ATGGACGAGATCAAAACAAGAAGTAGTAGACACCAACAAAAAACACAGAAGAATAATCATAAAAGAATGGTTTCTGTGATTGGGACTTCATTAGTATTTCTTCCTGTCGCAGGGAATCTGTTACCATTGGGTGTTCAAGCAACAGAAGTTGAAACTCAAGGAGCAGTTTCACAACAAGCATTTATTGATTCTATTGGATACTCAGCTGCTTCAGTAGCGGATGCAAATGATTTATATGCCTCTGTCATGATTGCTCAAGCATTATTAGAGAGTAGTTATGGAACTTCAGGTTTAGCCGCGGCTCCAAACTATAATTTATTCGGTGTCAAAGGAAGCTATGGCGGACAAACAGTTTATATGCCTACAGCTGAATATTTGAATGGTGAATGGGTCACTGTAACCGAACCATTTAGAAGTTATCCATCCTATACTGAGTCGTTTCAAGACCATGCTAACGTGCTTAAAACAACGATAGCTTCAAGTGGTAACTATCATTACTCTGGTGTATGGAAAAGTAATACAACGAGTTATATGGATGCAACAGCGGCTTTAGCTGGTCGCTATGCAACGGATCCTAACTATGCAAGTAAATTGAACTGGTTGATTTCTGCCTACGGTTTAACAGCGTACGATAGTGGTAGTACCGTAGCCACTACAGGTTATGAAAACCAAGCAAGTAGCGATCAAACAGCAATTGGACAGAGTAGTGCTACAGTTGCTGGGCAAACATACACAGTAGCCTCTGGTGACACTCTTTGGGGAATCGCTGAAAAATACGGAGTTTCAGTGGATCAATTGATGGCTTCAAATGGTATTACAGCTGAATTGATCACTGTAGGACAAGTGTTACAAGTTGCCTAA
- a CDS encoding thymidylate synthase: MEEAYLALGRKILEEGHLKEDRTGTGTRSIFGHQMRFDLSEGFPLLTTKRVPFGLIKSELLWFLNGDTNIRYLLQHNNHIWDEWAFERYVKSDDYKGPDMTDFGHRVLTDEVFKQNYEIEHKKFCEAILSDEVFAAKHGELGNIYGAQWRHWETKEGGFIDQLKNVITMIKKTPDSRRLIVSAWNPEDVPSMALPPCHTMFQFYVNDGKLSCQLYQRSGDVFLGVPFNIASYALLTHLIAHETGLEVGDFVHTIGDAHLYTNHIEQMNEQLVREVRAFPTLKLNQEKKSVFDFEMEDIVIEGYEPHPAIKAPIAV, encoded by the coding sequence ATGGAAGAAGCATACTTAGCATTAGGCCGTAAAATTTTAGAGGAAGGTCATCTAAAAGAAGACCGGACTGGAACAGGGACGCGGAGTATTTTTGGGCATCAAATGCGTTTTGATTTATCTGAGGGATTTCCCTTATTAACGACTAAACGAGTGCCTTTCGGCTTGATCAAAAGCGAACTTTTATGGTTTTTGAATGGTGACACCAATATTCGTTACCTCTTACAACATAACAATCATATTTGGGATGAATGGGCATTTGAACGTTATGTAAAAAGTGATGATTACAAGGGTCCAGATATGACTGATTTTGGTCATCGTGTCCTAACAGACGAAGTATTTAAGCAAAATTACGAAATAGAACATAAAAAATTCTGTGAGGCGATTTTATCGGATGAGGTATTTGCTGCCAAACATGGTGAATTAGGCAACATTTATGGTGCGCAATGGCGCCATTGGGAGACCAAAGAGGGTGGATTTATCGATCAATTAAAAAATGTTATTACGATGATCAAAAAAACACCAGATTCAAGACGCTTGATCGTCTCGGCTTGGAATCCAGAAGATGTTCCTTCGATGGCGTTACCGCCATGTCATACGATGTTTCAATTTTATGTAAATGATGGAAAATTAAGTTGTCAATTATATCAACGTAGCGGGGATGTTTTTCTAGGTGTACCCTTCAACATTGCTAGTTATGCTTTGTTGACTCATTTGATTGCGCATGAAACAGGTTTAGAAGTAGGCGATTTTGTTCATACGATTGGCGATGCTCACTTGTATACTAACCACATCGAGCAAATGAATGAACAACTGGTTCGAGAAGTTCGAGCTTTCCCGACATTAAAATTAAATCAAGAAAAAAAATCGGTATTTGATTTTGAAATGGAAGATATTGTCATTGAAGGATATGAACCGCATCCTGCAATCAAGGCGCCAATTGCCGTTTAA
- a CDS encoding dihydrofolate reductase — MLAAIWAQDEQGTIGKKNRLPWHLPNDLKFFKQMTEDNTIVMGRKTFEGMGSRPLPNRQTIVLTRDKGYQAEGVTVFHTVGEVLEYARSFAGITFISGGSAVYEDFLPYCDVLYRTVIDHSFEGDTKFPAVAWDDWTLINLSEGEQDENNRYAYQFETYQRKVTAE; from the coding sequence ATGTTAGCAGCCATATGGGCACAAGATGAACAAGGAACGATTGGAAAGAAAAATCGCTTACCTTGGCATTTGCCAAATGATCTGAAGTTTTTTAAACAAATGACGGAAGATAACACTATTGTGATGGGTAGAAAGACTTTTGAGGGAATGGGTAGCCGCCCGTTACCAAATCGTCAAACAATTGTTTTAACCAGAGATAAAGGATACCAAGCAGAAGGAGTCACTGTATTTCATACTGTGGGAGAGGTGCTCGAATACGCAAGATCTTTTGCTGGAATTACGTTTATTTCAGGTGGTTCAGCGGTATATGAGGATTTTTTACCTTATTGTGATGTGTTGTATCGCACTGTTATTGATCATTCATTTGAAGGTGATACCAAATTTCCTGCTGTTGCTTGGGATGATTGGACATTGATCAACTTAAGTGAAGGGGAGCAAGATGAAAATAATCGTTATGCTTACCAATTTGAGACCTATCAGCGTAAAGTGACTGCAGAGTAA
- a CDS encoding 4-hydroxy-3-methylbut-2-enyl diphosphate reductase: protein MKIINISPRGYCYGVVDAMVIARNASLDENLPRPIYILGMIVHNKHVTDAFESIGIRTLDGASRKDILAQVDQGTVIFTAHGTSPKVKRLAVEKGLTVIDATCPDVTITHELIETKVTEGYEIIYIGKKNHPEPEGALGVSPEHVHLVANQADIADLDLHSDKIFVTNQTTMSQWDVSDLMELIQKKYRNVLIHKDICKATQVRQEAVVEQAQGCDLTLVVGDPKSNNSNRLAQVSIEQAGVPAHRISDVSQIDPKWLYDVEQVAVTAGASTPTQIVREVLDYLKQFDVNNSLTHSMESTTTSESILPRPRIKDLTKNRQRRLEELRSGKR from the coding sequence ATGAAAATTATTAATATTAGTCCGCGAGGCTATTGTTATGGGGTTGTTGATGCAATGGTCATCGCTAGAAATGCCTCGCTTGATGAAAATTTGCCTCGCCCGATTTATATCTTAGGGATGATCGTTCATAATAAACATGTGACTGACGCCTTTGAAAGCATCGGGATCCGCACTTTAGATGGAGCTAGTCGTAAAGATATTTTAGCACAAGTTGATCAAGGAACGGTTATCTTTACAGCTCACGGAACTTCACCAAAAGTCAAACGATTAGCGGTTGAAAAAGGCTTGACCGTGATTGATGCAACTTGTCCTGATGTGACGATCACCCATGAGTTGATTGAAACAAAGGTTACAGAAGGCTATGAAATCATTTATATTGGTAAAAAAAATCATCCTGAACCTGAAGGCGCTTTGGGTGTATCGCCAGAACATGTTCATTTAGTCGCTAATCAAGCAGATATTGCTGATTTAGACTTACACTCTGATAAAATTTTTGTCACCAACCAAACAACCATGAGCCAATGGGATGTTAGCGATTTGATGGAATTGATTCAAAAAAAATATCGTAATGTGCTTATTCATAAAGATATTTGTAAAGCAACTCAAGTTCGCCAAGAAGCCGTTGTTGAGCAAGCACAAGGTTGTGACTTAACGCTCGTTGTTGGTGATCCTAAAAGTAATAACAGCAATCGTTTAGCTCAAGTTTCCATTGAACAGGCTGGTGTTCCTGCCCACCGCATATCTGATGTATCACAAATCGATCCTAAATGGTTATATGATGTGGAGCAAGTAGCCGTGACGGCAGGTGCTTCTACTCCAACACAAATTGTCCGCGAAGTTCTTGACTATTTAAAACAGTTTGATGTAAATAATTCTTTAACACATTCAATGGAGTCAACTACAACTTCGGAGTCGATTCTACCTCGCCCGAGAATCAAAGATCTAACTAAAAATCGTCAACGTCGTTTAGAAGAATTGCGATCTGGAAAACGATAA
- the tkt gene encoding transketolase, with product MFDNTDQLGVNTIRTLSIEAVQKANSGHPGLPMGAAPMAYALWTKHLKVNPKTARNWVDRDRFILSAGHGSAMLYSLLHLAGYSVTMDDLKSFRQWGSKTPGHPEVHHTDGVEATTGPLGQGIAMAVGMAMAEAHTAATYNRDSFPVIDHYTYALCGDGDLMEGVSQEASSMAGHMKLGKLIVLYDSNDISLDGPTSKAFTENVGARYEAYGWQHILVKDGNDLEEISKAIETAKAESDKPTLIEVKTVIGYGAPKEGTSSVHGAPIGADGITAAKAVYGWEYPDFTVPEEVAARFKETMIEKGGKAETNWNDMFANYTKAHPELAKQFKQAFADELPENWDNELPTYEVGSSAASRVTSKETIQAISKAVPGFWGGSADLSASNNTMVAAEKDFEPGQYEGRNIWFGVREFAMAAAMNGIQLHGGSRVYGGTFFVFTDYLRPAVRLAAIQNTPVTYVLTHDSVAVGEDGPTHEPVEQLASIRCMPGVQVIRPADGNETVAAWKIAMTTKDAPTVLVLSRQNLPVIEGTKEHAGELVQKGAYVISKQKGDKPEGILIATGSEVNLAIETQKALAEQGQDVSVVSMPSFDLFEKQTAEYKESVLPKAVTKRVAIEAASPFGWERYVGTAGTTVTINHFGASAPGDLVLKEFGFTVENVVTKYNEL from the coding sequence TTGTTTGACAACACTGATCAGTTAGGCGTCAACACGATTCGTACATTGAGTATTGAAGCGGTACAAAAAGCAAACTCAGGCCATCCTGGCTTACCAATGGGTGCTGCACCTATGGCATATGCACTTTGGACAAAACATTTGAAAGTTAACCCAAAAACTGCTAGAAATTGGGTAGATAGAGACCGCTTCATTCTTTCTGCAGGTCATGGTTCTGCAATGCTTTATAGCTTACTTCATTTAGCAGGATACAGTGTAACAATGGATGATTTGAAGAGTTTCCGTCAATGGGGTAGTAAAACTCCAGGGCATCCTGAAGTCCATCATACAGATGGTGTTGAAGCGACTACTGGTCCTTTAGGTCAAGGGATTGCAATGGCAGTTGGAATGGCGATGGCTGAAGCGCACACTGCTGCGACATATAATCGCGATAGTTTCCCTGTGATCGATCACTATACGTATGCTTTATGCGGCGATGGCGATTTGATGGAAGGTGTTTCTCAAGAAGCGAGCTCGATGGCTGGGCACATGAAATTGGGCAAACTGATCGTATTATACGATTCAAATGATATTTCTTTAGATGGGCCAACTTCAAAAGCCTTCACAGAAAATGTTGGAGCTCGTTATGAAGCATACGGTTGGCAACATATTTTAGTGAAAGATGGTAATGATTTAGAAGAAATTTCTAAAGCAATTGAAACAGCTAAAGCTGAATCAGATAAACCAACCTTGATCGAAGTCAAAACAGTTATTGGTTATGGTGCTCCAAAAGAAGGCACATCTTCTGTTCATGGTGCCCCAATCGGAGCAGATGGTATTACTGCGGCTAAAGCTGTTTATGGTTGGGAATATCCTGATTTTACTGTTCCGGAAGAAGTTGCTGCTCGTTTTAAAGAAACAATGATAGAAAAAGGCGGCAAAGCTGAAACTAACTGGAATGACATGTTTGCAAACTATACAAAAGCACATCCTGAATTAGCAAAACAATTCAAACAAGCTTTTGCGGATGAACTTCCTGAAAATTGGGATAACGAATTACCAACTTATGAGGTAGGGTCAAGTGCTGCAAGTCGCGTAACAAGTAAAGAAACAATTCAAGCAATCTCTAAAGCTGTTCCAGGTTTTTGGGGCGGTTCCGCTGATTTATCTGCATCAAACAATACAATGGTTGCAGCAGAAAAAGATTTTGAACCAGGTCAATATGAAGGCCGCAATATTTGGTTTGGCGTTCGTGAGTTTGCCATGGCTGCAGCGATGAACGGAATTCAATTACATGGTGGTAGCCGTGTATATGGTGGAACATTCTTTGTCTTTACTGATTATTTACGTCCTGCGGTTCGTTTAGCAGCGATTCAAAATACTCCTGTAACTTATGTACTGACGCATGATTCTGTAGCGGTAGGGGAAGATGGCCCAACGCATGAACCTGTTGAGCAATTAGCAAGTATTCGTTGCATGCCTGGTGTTCAAGTAATTCGTCCAGCTGATGGAAACGAAACAGTTGCTGCATGGAAAATAGCTATGACGACTAAAGATGCTCCGACTGTTTTAGTTTTAAGTCGCCAAAACTTACCAGTTATTGAAGGAACTAAAGAACATGCTGGAGAGCTAGTTCAAAAAGGTGCATATGTGATTTCTAAGCAAAAAGGGGACAAACCAGAAGGAATCCTAATTGCAACTGGTTCAGAAGTGAACTTAGCCATTGAAACTCAAAAAGCATTGGCAGAACAAGGTCAAGATGTTTCAGTCGTTTCAATGCCAAGTTTCGATTTATTTGAAAAGCAAACAGCAGAATATAAAGAATCTGTTTTACCTAAAGCTGTGACTAAGCGTGTGGCAATCGAAGCGGCTTCACCATTTGGGTGGGAACGTTATGTTGGTACAGCCGGTACAACTGTGACGATCAATCACTTTGGCGCTTCTGCTCCTGGCGATTTAGTCTTAAAAGAATTTGGCTTTACAGTTGAAAATGTCGTAACAAAATATAATGAGTTATAA
- a CDS encoding DUF896 family protein, with product MLSSEKMNRINELAKKAKENELTEKEKEEQKVLRQEYLAAFRGGMRHHIEGMKVVDPKGNDVTPEKLKEIQKAKGLHNRK from the coding sequence ATGTTATCATCAGAAAAAATGAACCGTATCAACGAACTTGCCAAAAAAGCAAAAGAAAATGAGTTGACTGAAAAAGAAAAAGAAGAACAAAAAGTTCTTCGTCAAGAATATCTAGCTGCTTTCCGCGGCGGTATGCGTCACCATATCGAAGGCATGAAAGTCGTTGATCCTAAAGGAAACGACGTTACACCAGAGAAGTTAAAAGAGATCCAAAAGGCAAAAGGCCTGCATAATAGAAAATAA
- a CDS encoding ABC-F family ATP-binding cassette domain-containing protein → MNELKVTELTKTYGEKTLFDHISFHIHDKDRIGLIGTNGTGKTSLLNILAGKAGGDGDGQAIQQPNDYQVGYLSQDKEFDPELSVVEAVFQGETPIIQAVKNYELALLALAEDGLDPTVQKQYAQAEERMNKEDAWTADTDAKIILQKLGIETLHKKIGELSGGQKKRVSLAQVLIESPDLLLLDEPTNHLDYEAINWLESFLNGYRGAILMVTHDRYFLDRVTNRIFELSFGKLYEYKGNYEAYIIAKAERERVGVEQEEKRKQLYKQELEWMRAGVKARGTKQQARQDRFHDLKENLHQVNQKGQLEMDIATQRLGKKVLEIQNGDYQIEHKTILKEFDLLIQAKDRIGITGKNGAGKSTLLNILAGRLELDGGFYSIGETVNLAYYTQQNEAMDPNQRMISYLQEAAEQVQRGDGTTIGVAELLERFLFPRFMHGTVIGKLSGGEKRRLYLLKLLIGQPNVLLLDEPTNDLDIDTLTLLEDYIQTFKGAVIAVSHDRYFLDKTMDKLLVFQGEGHITTYFGSMSDYLAVSKEPAKKVTKAEVRPTSEVEKKAKTKLTYMEQREWETIETDIAHLEEQSAKITEEMNHQGDDFTKLQQLQTELARVEEELDEKMERWEYLSEFAEN, encoded by the coding sequence ATGAATGAGTTAAAAGTAACTGAATTAACGAAAACATATGGAGAGAAAACATTATTTGATCACATTTCTTTCCATATTCATGATAAAGACCGGATTGGCTTGATCGGGACAAATGGCACTGGAAAAACTAGTTTGTTGAATATTCTTGCGGGTAAGGCTGGTGGAGATGGTGATGGTCAGGCGATCCAACAGCCAAATGACTATCAAGTCGGCTATCTTTCTCAAGATAAAGAGTTTGATCCAGAGCTATCCGTTGTAGAAGCCGTGTTCCAAGGAGAAACGCCAATTATTCAAGCAGTTAAAAACTATGAGTTGGCGCTACTTGCATTAGCGGAAGACGGACTAGATCCTACCGTTCAAAAACAATATGCTCAAGCAGAAGAACGCATGAATAAAGAAGATGCGTGGACAGCAGATACAGATGCTAAAATTATTTTACAAAAACTAGGGATTGAAACCTTGCACAAAAAAATAGGTGAGTTATCTGGTGGACAAAAGAAACGTGTCAGTCTTGCTCAAGTATTGATTGAATCACCTGATTTACTATTATTGGATGAACCAACCAACCATCTGGATTATGAAGCGATCAATTGGCTAGAAAGCTTTTTGAACGGTTACCGCGGAGCTATTTTGATGGTGACTCACGATCGTTACTTTTTAGATCGGGTCACAAATCGAATCTTCGAACTTTCTTTTGGAAAACTATACGAATACAAGGGGAATTACGAGGCGTATATCATTGCTAAGGCTGAACGTGAACGAGTTGGTGTTGAACAAGAAGAAAAAAGAAAACAACTCTACAAACAAGAACTGGAATGGATGCGAGCCGGTGTTAAAGCTCGAGGAACCAAACAACAAGCGCGGCAAGATCGTTTCCATGACCTAAAAGAAAATCTCCATCAAGTCAATCAAAAAGGTCAGCTAGAAATGGATATTGCAACCCAGAGATTAGGTAAAAAAGTCTTAGAAATTCAAAATGGTGACTATCAAATCGAACATAAAACAATTTTAAAAGAATTTGATTTGCTTATTCAAGCAAAAGATCGGATTGGGATTACTGGAAAAAATGGTGCTGGCAAATCAACATTATTAAATATCCTTGCTGGTCGTCTAGAGTTAGACGGTGGATTCTATTCAATTGGTGAAACAGTTAACTTGGCTTACTATACGCAACAAAATGAAGCGATGGACCCTAACCAACGCATGATTTCTTATTTACAAGAAGCGGCGGAACAAGTGCAACGGGGCGATGGAACAACCATCGGTGTGGCTGAATTATTGGAACGGTTTTTATTTCCTCGTTTCATGCATGGAACAGTTATTGGGAAACTATCTGGTGGTGAAAAACGTCGGCTGTATTTATTAAAACTTTTGATTGGTCAACCAAATGTGTTATTATTGGACGAGCCGACAAATGATTTAGATATTGATACCTTAACTCTTTTAGAGGATTATATTCAAACATTTAAAGGTGCTGTGATCGCTGTTTCTCATGACCGTTATTTTCTTGATAAAACAATGGATAAACTACTGGTTTTTCAAGGAGAAGGTCACATCACGACTTATTTTGGATCGATGAGCGACTATTTAGCGGTAAGTAAAGAGCCAGCGAAAAAAGTAACGAAGGCAGAAGTAAGACCGACTAGCGAAGTTGAAAAGAAAGCAAAAACAAAGTTAACTTACATGGAACAAAGAGAATGGGAAACAATTGAAACAGATATAGCACATCTTGAAGAGCAATCAGCTAAAATTACAGAAGAGATGAATCATCAAGGTGATGACTTTACGAAACTACAACAGCTTCAAACAGAATTGGCAAGAGTGGAAGAAGAGCTGGATGAAAAGATGGAACGCTGGGAATATTTGAGTGAATTTGCAGAAAACTAG
- the cysK gene encoding cysteine synthase A, which translates to MTQIFNSVTELIGKTPIVKLGQIVPDGAADVFVKLEFFNPGGSVKDRIALSMIETAEKNGQLKAGDTIVEPTSGNTGIGLAMVGAAKGYKVVIVMPDTMSIERRKLMQAYGAELLLTPGAEGMKGAIAKATTLSEKDGFFMPMQFDNPANPSTHEKRTGKEIQDVFGPAGLDAFVAGVGTGGTITGVGKELKRVYPKISIVAVEPTESPVLEGGSPGPHKIQGIGAGFIPKVLNTEIYSEIIAVPSEEAMETARQLATKEGLLVGISAGAAVNAAIQVAKELGAGKKVLTVIPDNGERYLSTALYNFPE; encoded by the coding sequence ATGACTCAAATTTTTAACTCAGTTACTGAATTGATAGGGAAGACACCCATTGTAAAGTTAGGTCAGATTGTCCCAGATGGAGCGGCTGACGTTTTTGTGAAACTTGAATTTTTCAATCCCGGTGGAAGTGTAAAAGATCGGATTGCTTTAAGTATGATCGAGACTGCTGAAAAAAATGGCCAACTGAAAGCGGGAGATACAATTGTAGAACCTACTAGTGGGAATACTGGAATTGGTTTGGCAATGGTCGGCGCTGCAAAAGGCTATAAAGTCGTTATCGTAATGCCTGATACAATGAGTATTGAGCGTAGAAAATTAATGCAGGCGTACGGTGCTGAGTTATTGTTGACTCCAGGAGCTGAAGGAATGAAAGGTGCAATTGCCAAAGCGACAACGTTATCTGAAAAAGATGGCTTTTTCATGCCGATGCAGTTTGATAATCCAGCTAATCCGTCAACTCATGAAAAAAGGACTGGCAAAGAAATTCAGGATGTTTTTGGACCGGCCGGTTTGGATGCGTTTGTGGCTGGAGTAGGTACTGGTGGCACGATTACAGGTGTTGGGAAAGAGTTAAAACGTGTTTATCCAAAAATTTCGATTGTTGCTGTAGAACCAACCGAATCACCTGTTTTAGAAGGCGGTTCTCCAGGACCGCATAAAATTCAGGGGATCGGCGCTGGTTTTATTCCAAAAGTGTTAAATACAGAAATTTATAGTGAAATAATTGCAGTACCAAGTGAAGAGGCTATGGAAACCGCCCGTCAATTAGCAACTAAAGAAGGTTTACTTGTTGGAATCTCAGCAGGGGCAGCCGTAAACGCTGCAATCCAAGTTGCCAAAGAGTTAGGTGCTGGGAAAAAAGTACTGACTGTTATTCCTGATAACGGGGAACGATATCTGTCAACGGCTTTATATAATTTTCCTGAATAA
- the perR gene encoding peroxide-responsive transcriptional repressor PerR, giving the protein MDNILVKNALEELKEANIRITPQRYAILEYLIENHSHPTADEIYRSLEDRFPNMSVATVYNNLRLFTDIGFVQEMNYGDASSRFDFSSKKHYHAICQNCGKIVDFHYPGLEDVEMAASKLTGFEINEHRLELYGLCPDCQKAKKE; this is encoded by the coding sequence ATGGATAACATATTGGTAAAGAATGCACTTGAAGAATTAAAAGAAGCCAATATTCGTATTACTCCTCAAAGATATGCAATCTTGGAATATCTAATTGAGAATCATAGCCATCCAACAGCTGATGAAATTTATCGTTCACTAGAAGATCGTTTTCCAAATATGAGTGTTGCGACTGTTTATAATAATTTACGTTTGTTTACTGATATTGGTTTTGTTCAGGAAATGAATTATGGTGATGCATCTAGCCGATTTGACTTTAGTTCAAAAAAACACTACCATGCAATCTGCCAAAATTGTGGCAAAATTGTTGATTTCCATTATCCGGGCTTGGAAGATGTAGAGATGGCAGCAAGTAAATTGACTGGCTTTGAAATCAACGAACACCGACTAGAATTATATGGATTATGTCCTGATTGTCAAAAAGCCAAAAAAGAATGA
- a CDS encoding RidA family protein — translation MRSIHTDKAPKAIGPYVQGNIVNGLLFASGQVPLNPETGDVTGTTIEEQTQQVLKNIAAILAEVGSDFDHIVKTTCFLKDMNDFVAFNEVYATAFTNHLPARSAVEVARLPKDVLIEIEIIAMVNE, via the coding sequence ATGAGATCAATCCACACGGATAAGGCACCAAAAGCAATCGGCCCTTATGTACAGGGAAATATTGTGAATGGGCTATTATTTGCTTCAGGTCAAGTCCCGTTAAATCCTGAGACTGGAGATGTTACTGGTACTACCATAGAAGAGCAAACACAACAAGTTTTGAAAAATATCGCAGCCATTCTCGCAGAAGTAGGGAGTGACTTTGATCATATTGTTAAAACAACTTGCTTTTTAAAAGACATGAACGACTTTGTTGCGTTCAACGAAGTTTATGCTACAGCATTTACAAATCATTTACCAGCTAGGTCAGCTGTAGAAGTAGCCCGCTTACCTAAAGATGTTCTGATTGAGATAGAAATTATTGCGATGGTTAATGAATAA